A stretch of DNA from Candidatus Oleimmundimicrobium sp.:
TTTATGGCAAAATCGGGACTCCTCGCTCCGGGATCTTTACCTCCATGACCGGGATCTATACAAACTAACGGAACAGCAAAAGCAGTAGCGCACAAAACAAATAAAATCGTTGCTGCTGTTATTACTGTTAGTGCCGGTTTATATAGCTTCAACCTAAACCCTCCTGCCTTATCTTTTATTTAGTTCTACTTTATTAAATCGGCATTCCGGGAAAAATCTTGAATTTTAAAATCAAAATTACTTCCCTCGATTTCAAGAGGTTCGCCATTAACTAAAAACTTTACTCTCTTAATAGTTGGAAACTCTGTTAACGTATTTACAATCGAGTAAATGGTCATAATCTCTGCAGCACTTCCCAGTTGATAATTGGCTTTAAATTTCTCGCTGAAATCAACATACGCCATTTCTTCCTCGATTTTTATGCCGTTAAGTTTAGTTCCTTCGGGAATTGTCGAAACATGCCCGGCTTCTTCAGGCCCTTTAATTAGTTCTTCAATTGCTGCTTGAGCGGGGGTTTCTGTTTTAGGAACTTCTTTTGTCTCAGGTAAAAGATACATTGCTTGTTCGTCTGAAAAATAGACAGTCAAAGTGGTGGTTTCTTCATCTGTTTCAAATTCAGCCCCGGATTCATCCAAACCAGTTTCTTCAACAGAAATGACCTCATTTTCCCCGTTTGTTTTAGGTTCTTCTTTATCGCAACCTGTCACAAAAAAACATACGGCTGTTATAACAACAAGAATTACAAGAAATTTAAAGCGATTCATTTTACCTCCTATGTAATTTAACTTAAAAAAAGCAAAACCCACCGTTCTTGGGCGGGATTTTATTTAAAGTTTTTACTGAAATAAAAATATTATCTTTATTATATATTAATCGGCAAAATTATCAAATTGCTTTAGCACTATATTTATTACATCTTAATTCATTACCGAAACGAACAACAACCGCCATGAAAAACCAAAAGAAAAGCATCGTTGTATGAACTTCAAAAATATTCGCGGCCAATGCCTCAATTAAAACCGCAACAAATCCAACCATGAAGCCAGCCGTTAATCCCTTTAAAAAACGAGGTGTTTCATCATTTAAAACAATGCGACGCGCCTCATGAAAAAACCTACCCAACATAAATAAGAACACGATCAACCCCAAGGTACCCACTTCACCCCAGAGCTGCATCCAAAAGGTATCTATCTGAGCCATGCTCATAGGTATAGCATATTTCTTGTAAACAGGTGTTTTGAAAATTGCGGCTACTGAGCCGCCGTATCTTCCCGGCCCAACCCCAAACAGAAAGTTATCTTTCACAACCTTCATCGTGTTTACATAATAAAAAACCCTTCCCCCACCATGGAAAATCGCCGTAGGAGGACCGTAACTAGACATCAAATACTTTAAAGAAAATCCTTCCAAAAGACGTCCGGCAATCTGTTGGGGAAAAGCAACGCTTGCCACGAGAAACAATACAAATAAAATAATCAAAACGCGTTTATCGATTAGCACACCAACAACCGCGATTCCCACCAAAAGACCCACCCAAGATTCCCGAGAAAAAGTTAAAATTAGTGCAAGAATCATGGGAGCAGAAAATAGAAACAATATTACCCTACGCTTTAAGCGGCATTCATAAAGCGCCAGCCCCAAAGTCACAGGCAAAAGTATTGAGAGATATGTTCCAAAAGTATTTGGGTTAGCCATCGTTGAGAAAACTCTGAGCATACTGCCTACGCGAAAAGCCCTGTTTTCGGCTATCCCCATAAACCAACCGCCAAAAGCATAGGGCCCCAGAATTTCTTGAATAACTCCCCCCACCGAAAGAACGGCTGCCACCACAACAGAAAGCCAGACCATTTTTTTCAAGGTACTTAAGGAAATCTCCGAGTAAATAATCACATAATATAAAAGAACGTATTGCAAAAAAGCACGAAGGCCAGCTAACCCAACACTCAGCGGAACCTTGTTAATAACAATGGACACAAACGCTATTAACAAAAAAACGATGAGGGGCTTATCCAAAGGAGTCGATTTAAAATCTTTTCGACGAGTAATAAATATTCTAAGAAGCAAACCAAAGAAAATCACCAGCAAAATTGCCTCATCCAGATATTTCAACGAGCTTGGGGCAAAAAGATCAAGGGTTAACTCCACCGGCACAAATAATAAAATAAAATAAATTCCAACCTCAATACGTGAAAGCATCAGGACCAAGATACCGAGAGAAACCAATCCCAAAAGGACAAGGGATGGTTGCCGAAAAATCAACATACCCAATAAAAAAGCCATCAGAGATAATGGAACCCCTATAAAAGGCAGCTGCCGAAAAGGCGTTGAACGCTTATCTAAAATAGAAACAGACATCCTTATTTCCCCTTTTTGTCACCAGCTGCGGGGAAGCTGAGCCAATAATCAACTGCAAATGCCAGAATTGAACCTAAAACAAATGAAACAAACAAGGCCGTAACCAACAAAACCAGCAAACTTTGGCGATTTGGAGCGGTTGGAAGCGTTGCGGGATAAATAACCTTAAAACCGCTGCTTTTAGCCAAGATGCTTTTAAGATCAGCAGCTTCTAACAACAAATCCTTTCTACTCATATAAAGAGCAGCAGTAGCATTGTTTAAAAGAGAGAGTTTAAGCTCCTGCGCTTCTTTATCCACCGATTTCCCTTCGGAGAGGTCCTCAATCGTTTGTTCGGTTTTTGTAATTAAAACATTTTCACCATCGAGTGTCTCTTTAATGTTTTGAACATCTTGCTCAACCGGCTCAATTTGAGACTTATACACTTCGTTATATTTCTCAACAAATTGCCCTGCGAGCGCATTACTCAACTTCTGCGCATCTTCCGGTGAAGCAGATTTCGCAATGATAGTTGTTATA
This window harbors:
- a CDS encoding GerMN domain-containing protein, whose protein sequence is MNRFKFLVILVVITAVCFFVTGCDKEEPKTNGENEVISVEETGLDESGAEFETDEETTTLTVYFSDEQAMYLLPETKEVPKTETPAQAAIEELIKGPEEAGHVSTIPEGTKLNGIKIEEEMAYVDFSEKFKANYQLGSAAEIMTIYSIVNTLTEFPTIKRVKFLVNGEPLEIEGSNFDFKIQDFSRNADLIK
- a CDS encoding O-antigen ligase family protein; the protein is MSVSILDKRSTPFRQLPFIGVPLSLMAFLLGMLIFRQPSLVLLGLVSLGILVLMLSRIEVGIYFILLFVPVELTLDLFAPSSLKYLDEAILLVIFFGLLLRIFITRRKDFKSTPLDKPLIVFLLIAFVSIVINKVPLSVGLAGLRAFLQYVLLYYVIIYSEISLSTLKKMVWLSVVVAAVLSVGGVIQEILGPYAFGGWFMGIAENRAFRVGSMLRVFSTMANPNTFGTYLSILLPVTLGLALYECRLKRRVILFLFSAPMILALILTFSRESWVGLLVGIAVVGVLIDKRVLIILFVLFLVASVAFPQQIAGRLLEGFSLKYLMSSYGPPTAIFHGGGRVFYYVNTMKVVKDNFLFGVGPGRYGGSVAAIFKTPVYKKYAIPMSMAQIDTFWMQLWGEVGTLGLIVFLFMLGRFFHEARRIVLNDETPRFLKGLTAGFMVGFVAVLIEALAANIFEVHTTMLFFWFFMAVVVRFGNELRCNKYSAKAI
- a CDS encoding Wzz/FepE/Etk N-terminal domain-containing protein, encoding MSSQNFSGFNPRVYTSILWRRKWIIAVVVTFVFAGVLCSRFSTPPLYESRSIIEIGHVYDSLDRDNKRVIDWLTTREIVTSDAFVSEAIKKLGWDTDSASLKKMIEVENQEQNIITTIIAKSASPEDAQKLSNALAGQFVEKYNEVYKSQIEPVEQDVQNIKETLDGENVLITKTEQTIEDLSEGKSVDKEAQELKLSLLNNATAALYMSRKDLLLEAADLKSILAKSSGFKVIYPATLPTAPNRQSLLVLLVTALFVSFVLGSILAFAVDYWLSFPAAGDKKGK